The Sulfuriferula thiophila genome window below encodes:
- a CDS encoding cytochrome c/FTR1 family iron permease has product MMASLLLNGVVRADDQPQSIVQMLDYIGVDYQKTVKDHIVINQAEYKEQVEFSKQIKLSVTNLPDFPEKDSVQGEANTLEALVNSKESGEEIAAKATAIKTAIINNFAIATSPKSTPDVRAAAALFQQNCFACHGAQGKGDGPLAITLQPKPADFHDRERQAQRSVFGLYNTISVGVKGTAMPSFKQLTDEQRWALAFYVSQFSVSDAERSQGQVLWNQGKGRNRFPDLRAVVMATPHDLSVQQNEDGVKVLAYLRANPVMVDNGKASPIQFSIEKLNESLANYRRGDAQSAYQVAVAAYLEGFELAEAGLGAIDPKLRATIEAGMYNYRNLIKKNAALQLVVTQHDKLQSLLVIADKRMQGTTISPGVGFASAMGILLREGLEAILILAAIIAFLTKTGRRDALPYIHAGWVGALLLGVATWFVASYVIDVSGASRELTEGVTALLAAAILLYVSFWLLNKLHVQHWKQFIESKIRGALNGRTLWLLAAVSFIAVYREVFETVLFYETLWAQVGAEGSQMVLFGIGVGALLLIMLAWVIFRLGVRLPLRLFFGVSSGMLYVLAIIFAGKGVAALQEAGKLPVDAVNFPRMDLLGIYPNMQGLVLQALLVALALGGITYTFWISRVSAKQ; this is encoded by the coding sequence AGTCATTAACCAGGCTGAATACAAAGAGCAGGTTGAATTTTCCAAGCAGATTAAACTTTCAGTAACAAACTTGCCTGATTTTCCAGAAAAAGATTCTGTGCAAGGCGAGGCAAACACGCTGGAGGCATTGGTGAATAGCAAAGAAAGTGGCGAAGAAATCGCTGCCAAAGCCACTGCGATAAAAACTGCAATCATAAATAATTTTGCTATTGCGACTAGTCCAAAAAGCACACCCGATGTACGTGCCGCGGCTGCGTTATTTCAACAGAATTGCTTTGCTTGTCATGGTGCACAAGGAAAAGGCGACGGGCCGCTGGCTATAACATTACAGCCGAAACCGGCTGACTTTCATGATAGGGAGCGGCAGGCGCAGCGCAGCGTTTTTGGCTTGTACAACACGATTAGTGTGGGTGTTAAAGGGACAGCAATGCCTTCATTTAAACAGCTCACAGATGAACAGCGCTGGGCATTGGCATTTTACGTGAGTCAGTTTTCAGTCAGTGATGCTGAGCGAAGCCAAGGCCAAGTGTTATGGAACCAGGGGAAAGGCAGGAACCGGTTTCCTGATCTTAGAGCAGTCGTCATGGCAACGCCGCACGATTTAAGTGTGCAACAGAACGAAGATGGTGTGAAAGTGCTTGCCTATCTGCGGGCAAATCCAGTTATGGTTGACAATGGTAAGGCAAGCCCGATCCAGTTCAGTATCGAAAAGCTTAATGAAAGTCTGGCAAACTACCGCCGCGGTGATGCACAAAGCGCATACCAAGTAGCAGTGGCTGCGTATCTTGAAGGATTTGAATTGGCTGAAGCTGGTTTGGGCGCGATAGATCCAAAGCTTAGGGCAACTATCGAAGCTGGTATGTACAACTACCGTAATCTAATCAAAAAAAACGCAGCACTGCAACTGGTTGTCACCCAGCATGACAAACTGCAATCATTATTGGTGATTGCGGATAAGCGCATGCAAGGCACCACTATTTCTCCAGGGGTCGGGTTTGCGAGCGCCATGGGGATTTTGCTTCGAGAAGGTTTGGAAGCCATATTGATTCTGGCGGCTATTATTGCTTTTCTTACTAAAACCGGCCGCCGTGATGCTTTGCCCTATATTCACGCAGGTTGGGTAGGGGCATTGTTACTGGGTGTCGCGACCTGGTTTGTAGCGTCATACGTGATCGATGTCAGTGGTGCAAGTAGAGAATTAACAGAAGGTGTAACCGCATTGCTCGCTGCTGCCATCCTGCTGTACGTAAGCTTCTGGTTGTTAAACAAACTGCATGTGCAACATTGGAAACAATTTATAGAAAGTAAAATACGCGGCGCCTTAAATGGTCGTACGCTATGGTTGTTGGCGGCGGTGTCGTTCATCGCAGTTTATCGGGAAGTATTTGAGACAGTGTTGTTTTATGAAACGCTGTGGGCGCAGGTAGGTGCTGAAGGGAGTCAGATGGTCTTGTTTGGTATTGGTGTGGGTGCGCTGCTTCTCATCATGCTGGCATGGGTGATTTTCCGGCTTGGTGTGCGCTTGCCGCTGCGACTATTCTTTGGAGTCAGTTCCGGTATGCTTTATGTGTTGGCAATCATTTTTGCGGGAAAGGGAGTGGCAGCATTGCAAGAAGCAGGGAAGTTGCCTGTTGATGCAGTTAATTTCCCACGCATGGATTTGTTAGGTATCTATCCCAATATGCAGGGACTTGTCCTCCAGGCACTATTAGTGGCATTAGCACTGGGTGGTATCACTTATACATTTTGGATTTCGCGGGTCTCTGCAAAACAATAA